In Gimesia benthica, a single window of DNA contains:
- the purH gene encoding bifunctional phosphoribosylaminoimidazolecarboxamide formyltransferase/IMP cyclohydrolase, translated as MSDSYPRRALVSVSDKSGLDDFVKGLAELGFEFISTGGTRRYLEEQGVNVIDISTYTGFPEIMDGRVKTLHPKVHGAILGRPDLPSDAASIKEFEIVPFELVVCNLYPFEATIAKPDVTLPEAIEQIDIGGPSMVRSAAKNHAYVGIVTNQSQYDRVLDALKSGPLTPEFRLELSAAAFEMTARYDRAVANFMASVLPAEADSQSRFAESVSISLEKRDQLRYGENPHQGAAFYAEQNPPAASVAQAEQLNGKELSYNNYLDLDAALQIASDFDQPAAVVIKHTNPCGCATAETLAEAFEKAYAGDPVSAFGSILSFNRPVDQATAEKLCEPNRFIEAIIAPDYEPAAFELLTTKPKWKKNVRLMKCPMMQEPAEPSLDYRRVSGGLLVQEKDELRDDKSDWKVVTEREPTPEELNSLSFGWVVCRHVKSNAIVIAKDEMLLGAGAGQMSRLDSSYIAAYKAGDRSQGSIVASDAFFPFRDGVDEAAKAGVTAIIQPGGSVRDEEVIAACNEHNIAMIFTGRRHFKH; from the coding sequence ATGAGCGATTCTTATCCGCGTCGGGCGTTGGTCAGTGTCAGTGACAAATCGGGTCTGGATGATTTTGTCAAAGGTCTGGCTGAACTGGGTTTTGAGTTTATCTCCACGGGGGGCACACGCCGTTACCTCGAAGAGCAGGGAGTCAATGTCATTGACATCTCTACTTATACGGGCTTCCCTGAGATCATGGATGGACGCGTCAAGACTCTGCATCCCAAGGTCCATGGTGCCATTCTGGGACGTCCCGATCTCCCCAGCGATGCGGCTTCGATCAAAGAGTTTGAAATCGTGCCATTCGAACTGGTGGTCTGCAATCTGTATCCCTTTGAAGCTACCATTGCCAAACCAGATGTGACCCTGCCCGAAGCAATCGAACAGATTGATATCGGCGGCCCCAGCATGGTCCGTTCCGCCGCTAAGAATCATGCCTATGTCGGCATCGTGACCAATCAGTCACAATATGATCGTGTGCTCGATGCACTCAAGTCTGGTCCGCTGACTCCCGAATTTCGACTGGAACTCTCTGCTGCTGCGTTTGAAATGACTGCACGCTATGATCGGGCGGTTGCCAACTTCATGGCTTCGGTTTTGCCTGCAGAAGCAGATTCACAAAGCCGTTTCGCCGAATCGGTCAGCATCAGTCTGGAAAAGCGGGATCAACTGCGTTACGGCGAGAACCCTCACCAGGGAGCCGCTTTTTACGCCGAACAGAATCCACCGGCTGCCAGCGTCGCCCAGGCAGAGCAGTTGAACGGTAAAGAACTGTCCTATAATAACTACCTGGACCTGGATGCCGCCCTGCAGATTGCCAGTGACTTTGATCAGCCAGCCGCTGTGGTCATCAAACATACCAATCCCTGTGGCTGTGCCACTGCAGAGACACTCGCTGAAGCATTCGAAAAAGCTTACGCCGGTGACCCGGTCAGTGCCTTCGGTTCGATTTTGAGTTTCAACCGTCCTGTCGATCAGGCGACGGCAGAAAAACTCTGTGAACCCAATCGGTTCATTGAAGCCATCATCGCCCCGGATTATGAACCCGCGGCTTTCGAACTGCTGACCACAAAGCCAAAATGGAAAAAGAACGTTCGTCTGATGAAGTGCCCGATGATGCAGGAGCCGGCTGAACCCAGCCTGGATTATCGTCGTGTATCCGGCGGTCTGCTGGTGCAGGAAAAAGACGAACTGCGTGACGATAAGAGCGACTGGAAAGTCGTCACCGAACGCGAGCCCACGCCCGAAGAACTCAACAGTCTGAGCTTTGGCTGGGTTGTCTGCCGCCACGTGAAATCGAATGCGATCGTCATTGCCAAAGATGAAATGCTGCTCGGTGCCGGAGCAGGGCAGATGAGTCGTCTCGATTCCTCCTACATCGCCGCTTACAAAGCCGGCGATCGGAGCCAGGGGTCAATCGTCGCATCAGATGCGTTCTTCCCCTTCCGCGACGGTGTGGATGAAGCTGCTAAAGCAGGCGTGACCGCCATTATTCAGCCCGGCGGCTCCGTGCGGGATGAAGAAGTCATTGCTGCCTGCAATGAGCACAACATCGCGATGATCTTTACCGGTCGCCGTCATTTCAAACACTAA
- a CDS encoding arylsulfatase: MNRMLLRSCLLLALLLSCSVLFGAPASDQRPNIILVMADDLGWSDIGSYGGEIDTPHIDSLSRDGMRFTQFYNNAICGPTRASLLTGLYCQQAGHRGDRWNEPKNFDVCVTFGEVLQQVGYRTMMVGKWQGRDSALDRGFHRFYGPMCQGKISYFHEVAQNPYYLDRKRIELPDDFYLTDALNDHALQFLQEGLTGKQPFLLYVAHIAPHWPLHAREQEIARYREQYLTQGWDQVRARRFAHQRSTGLIPQEWELAPRSASIRDWSEEPNQRWQAERMAVYAAQVKSIDRGLGQLLSALKETDAENNTLVIFLSDNGAAPDGGLAPSQSGMGFSEKRPNKKWRRDQVPIKPGSGPDHMPGPHDTFAAYGLAWATTSNTPFRGTKLEGYEGGIRTPLIVRWPKIIQQGGTVTRQAGHVMDFMPTFLDVARAEYPQEFQGRHPLPVEGQSLLPVFEGKQREPYSELCWDLPRQQSIISGDWKAIRPRQQPTKWELYNLKDDGTETTNLAAQHPEKVESLSRRYAAWHKRVNAK; the protein is encoded by the coding sequence ATGAACCGTATGTTGCTCCGCTCCTGCCTGTTGTTAGCTCTGCTCCTCAGCTGTTCTGTTTTGTTTGGAGCCCCTGCCTCTGATCAGCGTCCCAACATCATACTTGTAATGGCAGACGACCTGGGCTGGTCTGATATTGGCTCCTACGGAGGTGAAATCGATACGCCCCACATCGACAGCCTGTCTCGTGACGGGATGCGTTTCACTCAGTTTTATAACAATGCCATCTGTGGACCGACCCGGGCCTCTCTGTTAACGGGGCTATATTGTCAGCAGGCAGGTCATCGTGGAGATCGCTGGAACGAACCCAAGAATTTCGACGTCTGCGTGACATTTGGTGAAGTCCTGCAACAGGTCGGCTATCGGACAATGATGGTCGGAAAGTGGCAGGGGAGAGACTCTGCCCTCGATCGAGGATTTCATCGTTTTTACGGGCCGATGTGTCAGGGTAAAATCAGCTACTTTCATGAAGTCGCCCAGAATCCGTATTACCTGGATCGCAAACGAATTGAACTGCCTGACGATTTTTACCTGACTGATGCCCTCAATGATCACGCACTGCAGTTTCTTCAGGAAGGTCTGACTGGCAAACAACCGTTTCTGCTGTATGTCGCCCACATCGCGCCGCACTGGCCCCTGCATGCCCGGGAACAGGAAATCGCCCGCTACCGTGAACAATACCTGACCCAAGGTTGGGATCAGGTTCGTGCCCGTCGTTTTGCACATCAACGGTCAACCGGACTGATTCCACAGGAATGGGAGTTAGCACCTCGGTCAGCCAGTATTCGCGACTGGTCCGAGGAGCCAAATCAACGCTGGCAGGCAGAACGGATGGCCGTGTATGCAGCCCAGGTGAAATCGATAGACCGTGGTCTGGGTCAATTGCTGAGTGCACTGAAAGAGACGGACGCAGAAAATAATACGCTGGTCATTTTTCTGTCTGACAATGGTGCCGCCCCCGATGGCGGGCTGGCTCCCTCACAGAGTGGCATGGGATTCAGTGAGAAACGTCCCAACAAAAAATGGCGACGCGACCAGGTGCCAATCAAACCGGGTAGCGGTCCCGATCACATGCCTGGTCCCCATGATACCTTTGCCGCCTACGGTCTGGCCTGGGCGACGACCAGCAATACACCCTTCCGGGGGACGAAACTGGAAGGCTACGAAGGTGGGATCCGTACGCCGCTCATCGTCCGCTGGCCCAAAATCATCCAGCAGGGAGGTACCGTCACCAGACAGGCGGGACATGTGATGGACTTTATGCCCACATTTCTGGATGTTGCCCGGGCCGAGTATCCCCAGGAGTTTCAAGGGCGTCACCCTCTACCCGTCGAAGGTCAGAGCCTGTTGCCCGTCTTTGAGGGAAAACAACGCGAGCCTTATTCGGAACTCTGCTGGGACCTGCCCCGCCAGCAGTCTATCATCAGTGGTGACTGGAAAGCGATCAGACCACGCCAGCAGCCGACAAAGTGGGAACTCTACAATCTGAAAGACGACGGCACCGAGACCACTAACCTGGCAGCCCAACATCCGGAGAAAGTCGAGTCTTTATCCCGGCGGTATGCTGCCTGGCACAAACGTGTGAATGCGAAATAA
- a CDS encoding porin has product MRKLKELKRKARLTGLLLSGLGLMAVSPAFGGDAGCAPSCVPASNPCCTKVFEDAGDKLAVELERLTAECCAPKTCAPTCTTDGCTDPNTCCGEEAGDDGDCCSGRLTRLFDDCDGCGNILEDNGWKLSGWLEFGITFNGNRPANNLNTPGVGFNQADSQFMLNQLYFVLEKDAAANEDCFGWGGRVDLLVGSDAADTAVFGGPNNAPNFDGRWSDNDIATANQIGLAMPQMYASVYAPIGNGVTVNVGHFYTVIGYEVVPATGNFFYSHAYTMQYDEPFTHTGVLASTDLSDNISLTGGITTGWDDFENQNNEWSFLGSVGWTSDSEDTSVTFAISSGGENDAFGGTSNLTIFSLVAQQKLSENLSYVFQHDHMFYPNGDANAAGVTAEAYGINQYLFYDICDSTRAGMRVEWWRDHNGTQLGAPGTNYYEITAGINHKLNSCIQVRPEVRWDWADGSDPWTTSDGGTKDSQFTVGTDVILVF; this is encoded by the coding sequence ATGCGAAAACTGAAGGAATTGAAACGAAAAGCCAGACTGACTGGGCTCCTGCTGAGCGGGCTGGGTCTCATGGCTGTTTCGCCAGCATTTGGTGGTGATGCCGGATGTGCTCCCTCGTGCGTCCCCGCATCAAACCCTTGCTGCACGAAAGTGTTCGAGGATGCTGGTGACAAGCTGGCTGTCGAACTTGAGCGGTTAACCGCTGAATGTTGTGCCCCTAAAACCTGTGCCCCTACCTGCACCACTGATGGCTGCACCGATCCCAACACATGTTGCGGTGAAGAAGCCGGTGATGATGGAGACTGCTGCAGCGGACGTCTGACTCGTCTGTTTGACGACTGCGACGGCTGTGGAAACATCCTGGAAGACAACGGCTGGAAACTGAGTGGTTGGTTGGAATTCGGGATTACATTCAACGGAAACCGTCCTGCTAACAATCTGAACACCCCTGGTGTTGGATTCAACCAGGCTGACAGCCAGTTCATGCTGAACCAGCTGTACTTTGTTTTGGAAAAAGACGCTGCCGCCAACGAAGACTGCTTCGGCTGGGGTGGTCGTGTTGACCTGCTCGTCGGTTCAGACGCTGCTGATACTGCCGTATTCGGTGGTCCTAACAACGCACCGAACTTCGATGGTCGCTGGTCTGACAACGACATCGCAACTGCCAACCAGATTGGTCTGGCGATGCCGCAGATGTACGCTTCAGTCTATGCCCCCATCGGAAACGGTGTTACCGTTAACGTTGGTCACTTCTACACCGTTATCGGTTACGAAGTTGTACCTGCTACCGGTAACTTCTTCTACTCACATGCTTATACCATGCAGTACGATGAGCCGTTTACCCACACCGGTGTTCTGGCCAGTACTGACCTGAGCGACAACATCTCACTGACCGGTGGTATCACCACAGGTTGGGACGATTTTGAAAATCAGAACAACGAGTGGAGCTTCCTGGGTTCTGTTGGCTGGACCAGCGATAGTGAAGACACCTCAGTCACATTCGCCATCAGCTCTGGTGGTGAAAACGACGCTTTCGGTGGTACTTCCAACCTGACCATCTTCAGCCTTGTTGCTCAGCAGAAACTGTCTGAAAACCTGAGCTACGTATTCCAGCACGACCACATGTTCTACCCGAACGGTGATGCTAATGCTGCTGGCGTAACAGCTGAAGCTTACGGTATCAACCAGTACCTGTTCTACGATATCTGCGATTCAACCCGTGCTGGTATGCGTGTTGAATGGTGGCGTGACCACAACGGTACCCAGTTGGGTGCTCCGGGCACGAACTACTACGAAATTACCGCTGGTATCAACCACAAGCTCAACTCCTGCATTCAGGTTCGTCCTGAAGTCCGCTGGGACTGGGCTGACGGTTCAGATCCCTGGACCACATCTGACGGTGGTACCAAGGACAGCCAGTTCACCGTTGGTACTGACGTAATCCTCGTCTTCTAA
- the ftsY gene encoding signal recognition particle-docking protein FtsY, producing MGLFDRLKRGLEKTKDVLRTDVRDLFKAGEILDDQKIEEFEARLIKTDMGVVSSAAICDEIRKKHGGRTVILDEIQETVKEKIRTLLEGEGDTRWDLNNPLSPLKHNPDGVTVILVAGVNGVGKTTSIAKLANLIIKQNKSVLLAAGDTFRAAAVEQLTMWASRLGCEIVTRPDGTDPASVAYSGCERALETGVDYLIIDTAGRLQTHTNLMEELEKIKRVVDKKIPGAPHENLLVLDATTGQNGLSQAEHFSNSIECSGIILAKLDGTARGGVTVAIRQKMGIPVKYIGVGEQIDDLELFNPQGFVDALFA from the coding sequence ATGGGTCTGTTTGACCGCTTGAAACGTGGTTTAGAGAAAACCAAGGATGTCCTGCGCACCGATGTACGCGACCTGTTCAAGGCGGGGGAGATTCTGGATGATCAGAAAATTGAAGAATTCGAAGCGCGACTGATTAAGACGGATATGGGCGTTGTCTCTTCGGCAGCCATCTGTGATGAAATCCGCAAGAAACATGGTGGTCGTACCGTGATCCTGGATGAGATTCAGGAAACCGTGAAGGAAAAGATCCGGACGCTGCTGGAAGGAGAAGGTGATACCCGCTGGGACCTGAATAATCCCCTGTCCCCGCTGAAACACAATCCGGATGGTGTGACGGTCATTCTGGTCGCCGGTGTCAACGGGGTCGGGAAGACAACTTCGATCGCCAAACTGGCAAACCTGATTATTAAACAGAATAAATCAGTCCTGCTGGCTGCGGGTGATACATTCCGTGCGGCCGCTGTGGAACAGCTGACCATGTGGGCCAGCCGCCTGGGTTGTGAAATCGTGACCCGCCCCGACGGTACCGATCCGGCCAGTGTCGCTTACTCCGGCTGTGAACGAGCACTGGAAACCGGCGTCGACTATTTAATTATTGATACTGCGGGCCGTCTGCAGACACATACCAACCTCATGGAAGAGCTGGAAAAGATTAAACGTGTCGTAGATAAGAAGATCCCGGGTGCACCACACGAGAACCTGCTGGTTCTGGATGCGACGACTGGGCAAAATGGTCTGAGCCAGGCGGAACATTTCTCGAATTCAATCGAGTGTTCTGGAATAATTTTAGCAAAATTAGATGGCACAGCCCGGGGTGGAGTGACCGTTGCAATCCGCCAGAAGATGGGCATACCGGTCAAATATATAGGCGTGGGAGAGCAAATCGATGACCTTGAACTCTTTAATCCACAAGGTTTTGTCGACGCCTTATTCGCCTGA